The Nocardioides sp. S5 genome includes a window with the following:
- a CDS encoding acyl-CoA thioesterase yields MTARAAGAARARIEWIDTDAAGIYHNSTVVRLVEAAEAALMRERGLYAYFPVAPRVRFEVDFEAPLFFGQEVTTVVEVAHMGHSSMTFKFEVWGESYGGKPRRRAAHGSYVTVHIGANRAGAAHSDGAGSEPWPDAWVAALRPAESRG; encoded by the coding sequence ATGACCGCGCGAGCGGCAGGGGCTGCCCGTGCCCGTATCGAATGGATTGACACCGATGCAGCCGGGATCTACCACAACAGCACGGTGGTGCGGTTGGTCGAAGCCGCCGAAGCGGCGCTGATGCGGGAGCGTGGACTGTACGCCTACTTCCCCGTCGCACCCCGCGTGCGATTCGAGGTGGACTTCGAGGCACCGCTCTTCTTCGGTCAAGAAGTTACGACCGTCGTCGAGGTAGCGCACATGGGTCACTCATCGATGACGTTTAAGTTCGAGGTTTGGGGCGAATCCTACGGAGGTAAGCCGCGTCGGCGTGCTGCACACGGTTCATATGTCACCGTCCACATCGGCGCGAACCGCGCCGGAGCGGCTCATTCGGACGGCGCCGGCAGCGAGCCATGGCCCGACGCGTGGGTTGCGGCCCTGAGACCGGCAGAATCCCGAGGGTGA